A region of Lichenibacterium dinghuense DNA encodes the following proteins:
- the rnr gene encoding ribonuclease R: protein MPKNDKTVSALPSKAEILAFMAREAALIAEGKGSVVKSRKREVARAFNIKGSDRIALKRMLRELEEEGQIGRRRSAKRGEAAAGALPAMVVADIVSRDRDGDLVARPIDWPPEQGPAPRILVHVPKLHRPGRAVPGVGERALLRLEPTADAGPDDPALTGRVVKMIARDRARLLGVVRLDRDGSGRHNGARVQAVDKKNASEEYFLPEEELAGAEDGELVAIEPIGRQRVLGLQSVRVAERLGSLKGERAVSTIAILTHGIPHVFRPETLAEAGRVEAPGLAGREDWRALPLITIDPPDAKDHDDAVHAAMDDAADNPGGMVVTVAIADVASLVAPGSAMDREAVDRGNSVYFPDRVVPMLPERVSTDLGSLRPGVDRPALAVRLVLSADGEKRRHSFHRVMIRSAAKLSYAQAQAAIDGTVDDATAPLLDPVLRPLWEAYRLAHRAREGRSPLDLDLPERKLVLNRDGTVDRVAVPERLDSHRLIEEFMILANVAAAETLEDKRQVLVYRVHDEPSLTKLNALSEFLQTIGIKLAKGQVLRPAQFNGILGRVKDTEHEHLVNEVVLRSQAQAEYAVENYGHFGLNLRRYAHFTSPIRRYADLVVHRALIRALGLGSDGLPDTTPQELGETAARISAAERRAMAAERETIDRLIAGFLSEKIGATFAGRLSGVTKAGLFVRLVETGADGFVPAAHLGDEYFSFDEPGRAMVGTRTGTTYRLGDEIEVRLVEVAPVAGALRFEVVGGGQRRARRGGNGPRADRAAGRPSSEPLPWRRSRRHR, encoded by the coding sequence ATGCCCAAAAACGACAAGACGGTCTCCGCCCTGCCCTCCAAGGCCGAGATCCTGGCCTTCATGGCCCGCGAGGCCGCCCTCATCGCCGAGGGTAAGGGGTCGGTGGTGAAGAGCCGCAAGCGCGAGGTGGCGCGCGCCTTCAACATCAAGGGGTCCGACCGGATCGCGCTCAAGCGCATGCTGCGCGAACTGGAGGAGGAGGGGCAGATCGGGCGCCGCCGCTCCGCCAAGCGCGGCGAGGCGGCGGCCGGCGCCCTGCCCGCCATGGTGGTGGCCGACATCGTGTCCCGCGACCGCGACGGCGACCTCGTCGCCAGGCCGATCGACTGGCCGCCCGAGCAGGGCCCCGCGCCGCGCATCCTGGTCCACGTGCCGAAGCTGCACCGGCCGGGCCGCGCCGTGCCGGGGGTCGGCGAGCGCGCCCTGCTCCGCCTGGAGCCGACCGCCGACGCCGGGCCGGACGACCCCGCGCTGACCGGCCGCGTGGTCAAGATGATCGCGCGCGACCGCGCCCGCCTGCTCGGCGTCGTGCGGCTCGACCGCGACGGCTCCGGCCGCCACAACGGCGCCCGCGTCCAGGCCGTCGACAAGAAGAACGCCTCGGAGGAGTATTTCCTGCCCGAGGAGGAGCTGGCCGGCGCCGAGGATGGCGAGCTCGTCGCCATCGAGCCGATCGGCCGTCAGCGCGTGCTGGGGTTGCAGTCGGTGCGCGTCGCGGAGCGGCTGGGCTCGCTCAAGGGCGAGCGCGCGGTCAGCACCATCGCGATCCTGACCCACGGCATCCCGCACGTGTTCCGGCCCGAGACGCTGGCGGAGGCGGGGCGCGTCGAGGCGCCCGGCCTCGCCGGCCGCGAGGACTGGCGCGCCCTGCCCCTGATCACCATCGACCCGCCCGACGCCAAGGACCACGACGACGCCGTCCACGCGGCCATGGACGACGCGGCCGACAACCCCGGCGGCATGGTGGTCACGGTGGCGATCGCCGACGTCGCGTCGCTGGTCGCGCCCGGCTCCGCGATGGACCGCGAGGCCGTCGACCGCGGCAATTCCGTCTACTTCCCCGACCGCGTCGTGCCGATGCTGCCCGAGCGCGTGTCGACCGACCTCGGCTCGCTACGGCCCGGCGTCGACCGGCCCGCGCTGGCGGTGCGCCTCGTGCTCTCGGCCGACGGCGAGAAGCGCCGCCACTCGTTCCATCGCGTGATGATCCGCTCGGCCGCCAAATTGTCCTACGCCCAGGCGCAGGCGGCGATCGACGGCACGGTCGACGACGCGACCGCGCCCCTGCTCGACCCCGTGCTGCGGCCGCTGTGGGAGGCCTATCGCCTGGCCCACCGCGCGCGGGAGGGCCGCTCGCCGCTCGACCTCGACCTGCCCGAGCGCAAGCTCGTGCTGAACCGCGACGGCACGGTCGACCGCGTGGCGGTGCCCGAGCGCCTCGACTCGCACCGGCTGATCGAGGAGTTCATGATCCTCGCCAACGTCGCCGCGGCCGAGACGCTGGAGGACAAGCGCCAGGTGCTGGTCTATCGGGTGCACGACGAGCCGTCGCTGACCAAGCTCAACGCCCTGTCCGAGTTCCTGCAGACCATCGGCATCAAGCTCGCCAAGGGGCAGGTGCTCCGGCCGGCGCAGTTCAACGGCATCCTCGGGCGGGTCAAGGACACGGAACACGAGCACCTCGTGAACGAGGTGGTGCTGCGATCGCAGGCCCAGGCCGAATATGCCGTGGAGAACTACGGGCATTTCGGCCTCAACCTGCGCCGCTACGCCCACTTCACGTCGCCGATCCGCCGCTACGCCGATCTCGTGGTGCATCGCGCGCTGATCCGCGCGCTAGGCCTCGGCTCCGACGGGCTGCCCGACACGACGCCACAGGAGCTCGGCGAGACGGCGGCGCGCATCTCCGCCGCGGAGCGGCGCGCCATGGCGGCCGAGCGCGAGACCATCGACCGGCTCATCGCGGGCTTCCTGTCGGAGAAGATCGGCGCGACCTTCGCGGGGCGCCTGTCGGGCGTCACCAAGGCGGGGCTTTTCGTGCGCCTCGTCGAGACGGGTGCCGACGGCTTCGTGCCGGCCGCGCACCTCGGCGACGAGTATTTCTCCTTCGACGAGCCCGGCCGCGCCATGGTGGGCACGCGCACCGGCACGACCTACCGGCTCGGCGACGAGATCGAGGTGAGGCTGGTGGAAGTCGCACCCGTGGCCGGCGCCCTGCGCTTCGAGGTGGTCGGCGGCGGCCAGCGCCGGGCGCGGCGCGGCGGGAACGGGCCTCGCGCCGACCGCGCCGCCGGCAGGCCGTCGTCGGAGCCCCTGCCCTGGCGCCGCTCCCGCCGCCACCGCTGA
- a CDS encoding glycerophosphodiester phosphodiesterase family protein has translation MIGAPNAPDWLVRRPIAHRGLHDRTAGLIENSLAAARAAAARGFAIECDVQLTADGEAVVFHDFDLGRLTGASGPVAGRRAAELAEIPLSGAAGDRIPTLGELLALIGGRVPLVCEVKSRFSGDMRLAERVAEIAAGYAGPLAVKSFDPAVVAHLRAGGLPNPLGIVAEGSYDDPEWADLSPDLRAGLAALLHVGDTRPDFLSWRVHDLPHAAPQLFRAALGRPVMSWTVRTPDQRQRAARWADQMVFEGFAP, from the coding sequence GTGATCGGCGCCCCGAACGCGCCGGACTGGCTGGTCCGGCGCCCCATCGCGCACCGCGGCCTGCACGACCGGACGGCCGGTCTCATCGAGAACTCGCTCGCGGCCGCGCGGGCCGCGGCCGCGCGAGGCTTCGCGATCGAGTGCGACGTCCAGCTCACGGCGGACGGCGAGGCCGTCGTGTTCCACGACTTCGACCTCGGCCGCCTGACGGGCGCCTCCGGGCCCGTCGCCGGGCGGCGCGCGGCGGAGCTCGCCGAGATCCCGCTGTCGGGCGCGGCCGGCGACCGCATCCCGACGCTCGGCGAATTGCTGGCGCTCATCGGCGGGCGCGTGCCGCTGGTCTGCGAGGTGAAGAGCCGCTTCTCGGGCGACATGCGGCTGGCCGAGCGCGTGGCCGAGATCGCGGCCGGCTATGCCGGGCCGCTCGCGGTCAAGAGCTTCGACCCCGCGGTGGTGGCGCACCTGCGCGCGGGCGGCCTGCCGAACCCGCTCGGCATCGTGGCCGAGGGCTCCTACGACGACCCCGAATGGGCAGACCTGTCGCCCGACCTGCGCGCCGGGCTCGCGGCGCTGTTGCACGTCGGCGACACGCGGCCGGACTTCCTGTCCTGGCGCGTGCACGACCTGCCCCACGCCGCGCCGCAGTTGTTCCGCGCCGCGCTGGGGCGGCCGGTGATGAGCTGGACCGTGCGGACGCCCGATCAGCGGCAACGTGCCGCGAGATGGGCGGATCAGATGGTGTTCGAGGGGTTCGCGCCTTGA
- a CDS encoding GNAT family N-acetyltransferase: protein MTSPITVQVATSIAAIPAADWDRCANPPAPDGAEADRAGERHNPFLSHAFLRALETSGCVGGRSGWAPAHVAVEENGRLVAAAPTYVKTNSQGEYVFDHSWADAYARAGGRYYPKIQVAVPFTPATGRRFLVSPGQDVEAAHGYLAAGLRALRKEVKASSTHATFVTKTEWDSLGAQGWLQRTDQQFHFVNDGYAGFDDFLAALASRKRKNIRKEREGALADGITIEHLTGPDIREEHWDAFFAFYMDTGSRKWGRPYLNRRFFSEIGAAMADRILLVMAKRAGRYVAGAINFIGDDALYGRNWGCIEEHPFLHFEVCYYQAIDFALSRGLARVEAGAQGEHKLARGYRPTTTYSVHDIADPRLAAAIADYLDHERGYVESAVEQLGEHLPFRHED from the coding sequence ATGACCTCACCGATCACCGTCCAGGTCGCGACATCCATCGCCGCCATCCCCGCCGCCGACTGGGACCGCTGCGCCAACCCGCCCGCGCCGGACGGGGCCGAGGCCGACCGCGCGGGCGAACGCCACAACCCGTTCCTCAGCCACGCCTTCCTGAGAGCGCTGGAGACGTCGGGCTGCGTCGGCGGCCGCAGCGGCTGGGCGCCTGCCCACGTCGCCGTGGAGGAGAACGGCCGCCTCGTCGCCGCGGCGCCCACCTACGTCAAGACCAACAGCCAGGGCGAATACGTCTTCGACCATTCCTGGGCGGACGCCTACGCGCGGGCCGGCGGGCGCTACTATCCCAAGATCCAGGTGGCGGTGCCCTTCACGCCGGCGACCGGGCGCCGCTTCCTGGTCTCGCCGGGGCAGGACGTCGAGGCCGCGCACGGCTACCTCGCGGCGGGGCTGCGCGCGCTGCGCAAGGAGGTGAAGGCTTCCTCCACGCACGCGACCTTCGTCACGAAAACCGAGTGGGACAGCCTCGGCGCCCAGGGCTGGCTGCAGCGCACCGACCAGCAGTTCCACTTCGTCAACGACGGCTACGCGGGTTTCGACGACTTCCTCGCCGCGCTGGCCTCCCGCAAGCGCAAGAACATCCGCAAGGAGCGCGAGGGCGCGCTCGCCGACGGTATCACGATCGAGCACCTCACCGGCCCCGACATCCGCGAGGAGCACTGGGACGCGTTCTTCGCCTTCTACATGGACACCGGCTCGCGCAAGTGGGGCCGGCCCTACCTCAACCGGCGCTTCTTCTCCGAGATCGGCGCCGCCATGGCGGACCGAATCCTCCTGGTCATGGCCAAGCGCGCCGGCCGCTACGTGGCGGGCGCCATCAACTTCATCGGCGACGACGCCCTCTACGGCCGCAACTGGGGCTGCATCGAGGAGCACCCGTTCCTCCATTTCGAGGTCTGCTACTACCAGGCCATCGACTTCGCGCTGTCGCGCGGCCTCGCCCGCGTCGAGGCCGGCGCGCAGGGGGAGCACAAGCTCGCCCGCGGCTACCGGCCGACCACCACCTATTCGGTTCACGACATCGCCGACCCGCGGCTCGCCGCCGCCATCGCCGACTACCTCGACCACGAGCGCGGCTATGTCGAGAGCGCCGTGGAGCAGCTCGGCGAGCACCTGCCGTTCCGGCACGAGGACTGA
- a CDS encoding response regulator, with translation MSKTILIVEDNELNMKLFSDLLEANGYATVQTRNGVEAVGLARQHRPDLILMDIQLPEVSGLQVTQWLKDDDDLRAIPVIAITAFAMKGDEEKIRQGGCEAYLSKPISVVKFLETVRNYLGDA, from the coding sequence ATGTCCAAAACGATCCTGATCGTCGAAGACAACGAACTCAACATGAAACTCTTCAGCGACCTGCTGGAGGCCAACGGCTACGCGACCGTGCAGACCCGCAACGGGGTCGAGGCCGTGGGCCTGGCGCGGCAGCACCGGCCCGACCTGATCCTGATGGACATCCAGCTCCCGGAGGTGTCGGGCCTGCAGGTGACGCAGTGGCTGAAGGACGACGACGACCTGCGCGCCATCCCGGTCATCGCCATCACGGCCTTCGCCATGAAGGGCGACGAGGAGAAGATCCGGCAGGGCGGCTGCGAGGCCTACCTGTCGAAGCCCATCTCCGTGGTGAAGTTCCTGGAGACCGTCCGCAACTACCTCGGCGACGCCTGA
- the topA gene encoding type I DNA topoisomerase, protein MNVVIVESPAKAKTINGYLGKDYEVLASFGHVRDLPAKDGSVDPEQDFAMLWEVGDKSTKHMSDIVRAVKGSDRVILATDPDREGEAISWHVLEVLRARKVLKDKKVERVTFNAITKSAVRDAMLHPRELDQPLVDAYLARRALDYLVGFNLSPVLWRKLPGSRSAGRVQSVTLRLVCAREREIEEFKKREYWSLVAHLRTAANVAFEARLVGADGRKITRLDIGNGEEAQALRAALEAARYSVTAVEAKPVKRHPQPPFRTSTLQQDASRKLGLSPARTMQIAQKLYEGVTIKGETTGLITYMRTDGIDMAPEAIAGVRRVIGDNYGERYLPGAPRKYSVKAKNAQEAHEAVRPTDLSRLPRDMAPYLDAEQQRLYELIWKRTVASQMESAELERTTVDILAESGGRRFELRATGQVVRFDGFLVLYGVDDDDEDQEGKLPAMAGGESLGRDKVDADQHFTEPPPRYSEDALIKKMEDLGIGRPSTYSATLATLRDREYVRLDKKKLVPEDKGRLVTAFLESFFERWVDYDFTAGLEESLDRVSNDEVDWRQILRDFWRDFSAAIGETKELRTTEVLDNLNEVLAPLVFPPKEDGSDPRACPVCGAGRLSLKLGKFGSFVGCSNYPECKFTRTLSSDPDAPPIGDAEKPGQRLLGTDLESGLEVTLRDGRFGPYLQLGEGEKPKRSSLPKGIKPADVDMEAALALLSLPREVAKHPATGEPILAGIGRYGPYVQHGKTYANLADDDDVLRIGANRAIDLVVAKEEGRGGRRGGGAPAGTVLGEHPDGGPVTVRDGRFGPYVNAGKVNATLPKGTDPATLTLEDALRMIAAKAEQTGLSPGKKAPARKAAAKPKTAKAKATKADAADPEAPAKPAKKAAAPKAEKASPKPKAAAAPRAKKTA, encoded by the coding sequence ATGAACGTCGTCATCGTCGAGTCCCCGGCGAAAGCGAAGACCATCAACGGCTATCTCGGCAAGGATTACGAGGTGCTGGCCTCCTTCGGCCACGTGCGCGACCTGCCCGCCAAGGACGGCTCCGTCGACCCCGAGCAGGACTTCGCCATGCTGTGGGAGGTCGGCGACAAGTCGACCAAGCACATGAGCGACATCGTCCGCGCCGTGAAGGGCTCGGACAGGGTGATCCTGGCGACCGACCCGGACCGCGAGGGCGAGGCCATCTCCTGGCACGTGCTGGAGGTGCTGCGCGCCCGCAAGGTGCTGAAGGACAAGAAGGTCGAGCGCGTCACCTTCAACGCCATCACGAAGTCCGCGGTGCGGGACGCGATGCTGCACCCGCGCGAGCTCGACCAGCCGCTGGTCGACGCCTACCTGGCGCGGCGCGCGCTCGACTACCTCGTCGGCTTCAACCTGTCGCCGGTGCTGTGGCGCAAGCTGCCGGGCTCGCGCTCGGCCGGCCGCGTCCAGTCGGTGACGCTGCGGCTCGTCTGCGCCCGCGAGCGCGAGATCGAGGAGTTCAAGAAGAGGGAATACTGGTCGCTCGTCGCCCACCTACGCACGGCCGCCAACGTCGCCTTCGAGGCGCGGCTCGTCGGCGCCGACGGGCGCAAGATCACGCGGCTCGACATCGGAAACGGCGAGGAGGCGCAGGCGCTGCGGGCCGCGCTGGAGGCGGCGCGCTATTCCGTGACGGCCGTCGAGGCCAAGCCGGTCAAGCGCCACCCGCAGCCGCCGTTCCGCACCTCGACCCTGCAGCAGGACGCGTCGCGCAAGCTCGGCCTGTCGCCGGCCCGCACCATGCAGATCGCCCAGAAGCTCTACGAGGGCGTGACCATCAAGGGCGAGACCACCGGCCTCATCACCTACATGCGGACCGACGGCATCGACATGGCGCCCGAGGCCATCGCGGGGGTGCGCCGCGTGATCGGCGACAACTACGGCGAGCGCTACCTTCCCGGCGCGCCGCGCAAGTACAGCGTCAAGGCCAAGAACGCCCAGGAGGCGCACGAGGCCGTGCGCCCGACCGACCTGTCGCGCCTGCCGCGCGACATGGCGCCTTACCTCGATGCCGAGCAGCAGAGGCTCTACGAGCTGATCTGGAAGCGCACGGTGGCGAGCCAGATGGAATCGGCCGAGCTGGAGCGCACGACCGTCGACATCCTGGCCGAGAGCGGCGGGCGCCGGTTCGAGCTGCGCGCCACCGGCCAGGTGGTCCGCTTCGACGGCTTCCTCGTGCTCTACGGCGTCGACGACGATGACGAGGACCAGGAGGGCAAGCTGCCCGCAATGGCGGGCGGCGAGTCGCTCGGCCGCGACAAGGTCGACGCCGACCAGCACTTCACCGAGCCGCCGCCGCGCTACTCCGAGGACGCCCTCATCAAAAAGATGGAGGACCTCGGCATCGGCCGTCCGTCCACCTACTCGGCCACGCTGGCGACCCTGCGCGACCGCGAATACGTCCGCCTCGACAAGAAGAAGCTCGTGCCGGAGGACAAGGGGCGGCTGGTGACGGCCTTCCTCGAATCCTTTTTCGAGCGCTGGGTCGACTACGACTTCACGGCGGGGCTGGAGGAGAGCCTCGATCGCGTGTCCAACGACGAGGTCGACTGGCGCCAGATCCTGCGCGATTTCTGGCGCGACTTCTCGGCCGCCATCGGCGAGACCAAGGAGCTGCGCACCACCGAGGTGCTGGACAACCTCAACGAGGTACTGGCGCCGCTGGTGTTCCCGCCGAAGGAGGACGGCTCCGACCCGCGGGCCTGTCCGGTGTGCGGCGCGGGACGCCTGTCGCTCAAGCTCGGCAAGTTCGGCTCCTTCGTGGGCTGCTCGAACTACCCCGAGTGCAAGTTCACCCGCACCCTGTCGTCGGATCCCGACGCGCCGCCGATCGGCGACGCGGAGAAGCCCGGCCAGCGCCTGCTCGGCACTGACCTCGAATCGGGCCTGGAGGTGACGCTGCGCGACGGCCGGTTCGGCCCCTACCTGCAACTCGGCGAGGGCGAGAAGCCGAAGCGCTCCTCGCTGCCCAAGGGCATAAAGCCGGCCGACGTCGACATGGAGGCCGCGCTGGCGCTTCTGTCGCTGCCACGCGAGGTGGCCAAGCACCCGGCCACCGGCGAGCCCATCCTGGCCGGCATCGGCCGCTACGGCCCCTACGTCCAGCACGGCAAGACCTACGCGAACCTCGCCGACGACGACGACGTGCTGAGGATCGGCGCCAACCGCGCGATCGACCTCGTGGTCGCCAAGGAGGAGGGGCGCGGCGGCCGGCGCGGGGGCGGCGCGCCGGCCGGCACCGTGCTGGGCGAGCACCCGGACGGCGGGCCCGTGACGGTCCGCGACGGGCGTTTCGGCCCCTACGTCAACGCCGGCAAGGTCAACGCCACGCTGCCCAAGGGCACCGACCCGGCGACGCTGACGCTGGAGGACGCGCTGCGGATGATCGCCGCCAAGGCGGAGCAGACCGGCCTGTCGCCGGGCAAGAAGGCGCCGGCCCGCAAGGCGGCCGCGAAGCCGAAGACCGCCAAGGCGAAGGCCACCAAGGCCGATGCTGCGGACCCGGAAGCGCCCGCGAAGCCGGCGAAGAAGGCTGCGGCGCCCAAGGCCGAGAAGGCCTCGCCGAAGCCCAAGGCCGCCGCGGCACCCCGGGCCAAGAAGACGGCCTGA
- a CDS encoding DUF3572 domain-containing protein translates to MRNGPTGPSRRKAPAVDPDFIAIQALTFIAGNPDHAERFLALSGIGSGDLRQAAADPGFLLGVMDHVVSDEPLLLLVAAEIGVSPEDVVQAHERLSRR, encoded by the coding sequence ATGAGAAACGGCCCGACCGGTCCATCGCGGCGGAAGGCTCCGGCCGTCGACCCCGACTTCATTGCCATTCAAGCCTTAACATTCATCGCGGGCAATCCCGACCACGCCGAGCGCTTCCTGGCCCTGTCCGGGATCGGCTCCGGCGACCTCCGGCAGGCGGCCGCCGATCCGGGGTTCCTGCTCGGCGTCATGGACCACGTCGTGAGCGACGAGCCGCTGCTGCTGCTCGTCGCCGCCGAGATCGGCGTCAGCCCCGAAGACGTGGTCCAGGCCCACGAGCGCCTGTCGCGCCGCTGA
- the rpmG gene encoding 50S ribosomal protein L33, whose amino-acid sequence MAKAATIKIKLLSTADTGFFYVTEKNARTKTDKFTFKKYDPVVRKHVEFKETKIK is encoded by the coding sequence ATGGCCAAGGCCGCCACCATCAAGATCAAGCTGCTGTCGACGGCCGACACGGGCTTCTTCTACGTCACCGAGAAGAACGCCCGCACCAAGACGGACAAGTTCACCTTCAAGAAGTACGATCCCGTCGTGCGCAAGCACGTCGAGTTCAAGGAAACCAAGATCAAGTGA
- a CDS encoding PleD family two-component system response regulator encodes MTARILVVDDVLANVKLLEARLSAEYFDVRTASDGIEALNLCARGSFDVVLCDVMMPGMDGFEVCRRLKAAPATAHIPVVLITALDGTADRVRGLEAGADDFLTKPVDELALVARVRSLVRFKHVVDELRRQVATSATIGLPSSGKDAPLVDEGGRGRVLLVEDRQVSAERLAKTLSESHTVDLEAVADDALFRAATGGYDLVVLSSTLKDYDSLRVCSQLRSLERTRDLPILLLAEGEDRARIVRGLDLGVNDYLLRPVDRNELMARVRSQLRRKRYADRLREIMQASLQMAVTDPLTGLHNRRYLESHLGELIDAAADGDKPLSLMILDIDHFKSVNDTFGHDVGDEVLRGFAERVRTAIRGVDVFCRLGGEEFIIVMPDTSLDTAGRVAERIRQTVGGTDFPIDKGARQIAVTVSIGLAERRNGREAEAMLKRADRALYRSKAAGRNRVSADAA; translated from the coding sequence ATGACGGCGCGCATCCTGGTCGTCGACGACGTCCTCGCCAACGTGAAGCTGCTCGAAGCGCGGCTGTCGGCCGAGTATTTCGACGTCCGCACCGCCTCGGACGGCATCGAGGCCCTGAACCTGTGCGCCCGCGGCTCCTTCGACGTCGTGCTGTGCGACGTCATGATGCCGGGCATGGACGGTTTCGAGGTCTGCCGCCGCCTCAAGGCCGCCCCCGCCACGGCGCACATCCCCGTGGTGCTGATCACGGCGCTCGACGGCACGGCCGACCGCGTTCGCGGCCTCGAAGCGGGCGCCGACGACTTCCTCACCAAGCCGGTCGACGAGCTGGCGCTGGTGGCCCGCGTGCGCTCGCTCGTCCGGTTCAAGCACGTGGTGGACGAGCTGCGCCGACAGGTCGCCACCTCGGCCACCATCGGCCTGCCGTCGTCGGGCAAGGACGCGCCGCTGGTCGACGAGGGCGGTCGCGGGCGCGTGCTGCTGGTCGAGGACCGCCAGGTGTCGGCCGAGCGGCTGGCCAAGACGCTGTCGGAGTCCCACACGGTCGACCTCGAGGCCGTGGCCGACGACGCGCTGTTCCGCGCCGCCACCGGCGGCTACGACCTCGTGGTGCTGAGCTCGACGCTCAAGGACTACGATTCGCTCCGCGTGTGCAGCCAGCTCCGCTCGCTGGAACGGACCCGCGACCTGCCGATCCTGCTCCTGGCCGAGGGCGAGGACCGCGCGCGGATCGTGCGCGGGCTCGACCTCGGCGTGAACGACTATCTCCTGCGCCCCGTCGACCGGAACGAGCTGATGGCACGCGTGCGCAGCCAGCTCCGCCGCAAGCGCTACGCGGACCGGCTGCGCGAGATCATGCAGGCCTCCCTGCAGATGGCCGTGACGGACCCGCTGACCGGCCTCCACAACCGCCGTTACCTCGAATCGCACCTCGGGGAGCTGATCGACGCGGCCGCCGACGGCGACAAGCCGTTGTCGCTGATGATCCTCGACATCGATCACTTCAAGTCGGTGAACGACACCTTCGGCCACGACGTCGGCGACGAGGTGCTGCGCGGCTTCGCCGAGCGCGTCAGGACGGCCATCCGCGGCGTCGACGTGTTCTGCCGGCTGGGCGGCGAGGAGTTCATCATCGTGATGCCGGACACGTCGCTGGACACCGCCGGGCGCGTGGCCGAGCGCATCCGGCAGACGGTCGGGGGCACCGACTTCCCGATCGACAAGGGCGCGCGGCAGATCGCGGTCACGGTGTCGATCGGGCTCGCCGAGAGGCGCAACGGCCGCGAGGCCGAGGCCATGCTGAAGCGCGCCGACCGCGCGCTGTACCGGTCCAAGGCCGCTGGCCGCAACCGCGTGTCCGCCGACGCCGCCTGA
- a CDS encoding cell envelope integrity EipB family protein produces MNRFPLACLTALAVAATAAAPALAEDAPVVMAAHHAVYKLTLKTAKGTNAPASAQGGIDYDFTGSACDGYTTNFRQIVEMQPTEGDSKLNDMTSNTFENDAATDYTFNTKTSADDDTPDTVAGKAQRGPDGKIAVDVKTPTGRADFGADVLFPTQHLRRIIAAAEHGDKILSADIFDGSETGKKLFHTLTVIGAPLTDTPDDPAGRTEAMKGLRRWPVVISYFEDGKDQPDYVLSSDLYENGVSRALKLDYGDFVLAGALDQLTVAPPAGPCKK; encoded by the coding sequence GTGAACCGCTTTCCCCTCGCCTGTCTCACCGCCCTCGCCGTCGCGGCCACTGCAGCGGCCCCCGCCCTGGCCGAGGACGCGCCCGTGGTCATGGCGGCGCATCACGCGGTCTACAAGCTGACGCTCAAGACCGCCAAGGGCACCAACGCGCCGGCCTCGGCACAGGGCGGCATCGACTACGACTTCACCGGCTCGGCCTGCGACGGCTACACGACCAACTTCCGCCAGATCGTCGAGATGCAGCCGACGGAGGGGGACTCGAAGCTCAACGACATGACGTCGAACACCTTCGAGAACGACGCCGCCACCGACTATACGTTCAACACCAAGACCTCCGCCGACGACGACACGCCGGACACGGTGGCCGGCAAGGCCCAGCGCGGCCCGGACGGCAAGATCGCGGTCGACGTCAAGACGCCGACGGGCCGCGCCGACTTCGGCGCCGACGTGCTCTTCCCCACCCAGCATCTGCGGCGGATCATCGCCGCGGCGGAGCACGGCGACAAGATCCTGTCGGCCGACATCTTCGACGGCTCCGAGACCGGCAAGAAGCTGTTCCACACGCTGACGGTGATCGGCGCCCCGCTGACCGACACGCCGGACGATCCGGCCGGCCGGACCGAGGCCATGAAGGGCCTGCGCCGCTGGCCCGTGGTGATCAGCTACTTCGAGGACGGCAAGGACCAGCCCGACTACGTGCTGTCCTCCGACCTCTACGAGAACGGCGTGTCGCGCGCGCTGAAGCTCGACTACGGCGACTTCGTGCTGGCCGGCGCCCTCGACCAGCTCACGGTCGCGCCGCCGGCCGGGCCGTGCAAGAAGTGA
- a CDS encoding RidA family protein, with product MATIEARLSELGITLPPAAAPVANYVAFVLGRDTLVISGQLALGPDGKLDAAHKGKLGADVPGEAGRAAARNCAINLLAQAKAALGDLERIERCVRLGGFINAAPDFTDLALIMNGASDLMVEVLGDRGRHARSTVGVASLPLGCAVEVEALFSIRA from the coding sequence ATGGCGACCATCGAAGCGCGGCTGAGCGAACTCGGCATCACCCTGCCCCCCGCCGCGGCGCCGGTGGCCAACTACGTGGCCTTCGTGCTCGGCCGCGACACGCTGGTGATCTCGGGCCAGCTCGCGCTCGGCCCCGACGGCAAGCTCGACGCAGCCCACAAGGGCAAGCTCGGCGCCGACGTGCCGGGCGAGGCCGGCCGCGCCGCCGCGCGCAACTGCGCGATCAACCTGCTCGCCCAGGCCAAGGCGGCGCTGGGCGACCTCGAGCGGATCGAGCGCTGCGTGCGGCTCGGCGGCTTCATCAACGCCGCCCCCGACTTCACCGACCTCGCGCTCATCATGAACGGCGCCTCCGACCTCATGGTCGAGGTGCTCGGCGACCGCGGCCGTCACGCGCGCTCGACGGTCGGCGTGGCGTCGCTGCCGCTCGGCTGCGCCGTCGAGGTCGAAGCGCTGTTCAGCATCCGCGCGTGA